One window of the Thermoanaerobaculia bacterium genome contains the following:
- a CDS encoding DUF3224 domain-containing protein, whose translation MGGKAGSFVLQRTGVFEGGLAKESYSVIPGSATGELEGLVGEGSSAVGHGMEHPFTLSYELTWQR comes from the coding sequence AAGGCCGGCAGCTTCGTGCTCCAACGGACCGGGGTATTCGAAGGCGGACTGGCGAAGGAGTCCTATTCCGTGATCCCCGGCTCCGCGACCGGAGAGCTGGAGGGCCTCGTGGGCGAAGGAAGCTCCGCCGTCGGGCACGGCATGGAGCATCCGTTCACCCTGAGCTACGAGCTGACTTGGCAGCGCTGA